A region from the Desulfatiglans anilini DSM 4660 genome encodes:
- a CDS encoding radical SAM protein produces the protein MTRKTFEQGPIRPPNEARSLLLRFTRNCPWNQCRFCPVYKNRKFSLRTVEEIKQDIRTAREIADEIKDLSWKLGESGKVTDKVVSDIFSGGGYTDAYHSVAAWLYYGTGACFLQDADNLVMPTEDLVACLSFLRETFPEIKRVTTYSRSRTIVRKSLEAMKAIHEAGLDRVHIGLESGYDPVLKLMKKGVTAAQHIQAGRLVVDAGMELSEYVMPGLGGQEMWREHAVETARVLNAINPHFIRLRSLRIPKRVPLYELLEKGEFIMQTDDMLAEELRVFIEHLDGITSTVTSDHIMNLMEDIEGKLPEDKEKMLEAIERYQELPDEDRLVYRVGRRGGAYRSPLDLKRDPSTYQKIQRLIQDVEVKEGRDGVEQFIKELADRYV, from the coding sequence ATGACTCGCAAGACATTCGAGCAGGGCCCCATTCGGCCGCCGAATGAGGCACGCAGCCTGCTGTTGCGTTTTACGCGGAATTGCCCGTGGAATCAGTGCCGTTTTTGTCCGGTATACAAGAATCGGAAGTTTTCGCTGCGGACGGTCGAGGAAATCAAGCAAGACATCCGCACCGCGCGGGAAATCGCCGACGAGATCAAGGACCTTTCCTGGAAGCTCGGGGAATCCGGCAAGGTCACGGACAAGGTCGTAAGCGACATCTTCAGCGGGGGAGGGTACACTGACGCCTACCACAGCGTGGCAGCCTGGCTGTACTACGGTACGGGCGCCTGTTTTCTTCAGGATGCCGACAATCTGGTCATGCCGACCGAGGATCTGGTAGCCTGTCTGAGTTTTCTGCGGGAGACCTTCCCTGAGATCAAGCGCGTCACGACCTATTCGCGGTCCCGGACGATCGTCCGGAAGAGCCTGGAGGCGATGAAGGCCATCCATGAGGCCGGGCTCGATCGGGTCCACATCGGCCTCGAGAGCGGCTATGATCCCGTTCTCAAGCTCATGAAAAAGGGCGTGACGGCCGCCCAGCACATCCAGGCCGGGAGGCTGGTGGTGGATGCGGGGATGGAGCTTTCCGAATACGTCATGCCAGGGCTGGGGGGGCAGGAGATGTGGCGGGAACACGCGGTCGAGACCGCCAGGGTGCTGAACGCCATCAACCCCCATTTCATCCGGTTGAGAAGTCTCCGCATCCCGAAGCGCGTACCCCTCTATGAACTTCTCGAGAAGGGCGAGTTCATCATGCAGACGGACGACATGCTCGCCGAAGAACTCCGGGTGTTCATCGAGCATCTCGATGGCATTACGAGCACGGTCACGAGCGATCACATCATGAACCTGATGGAGGACATCGAGGGGAAACTTCCGGAGGACAAGGAGAAGATGCTCGAGGCGATCGAGCGCTACCAGGAGCTTCCGGATGAGGACCGGCTGGTCTACCGTGTCGGCAGGCGCGGCGGTGCCTACCGCTCCCCGCTCGATTTGAAACGGGATCCGTCGACTTACCAGAAGATCCAGCGGCTGATCCAGGATGTGGAAGTCAAGGAAGGCCGTGACGGGGTGGAACAGTTCATCAAGGAACTCGCAGACCGTTATGTGTGA
- a CDS encoding precorrin-2 dehydrogenase/sirohydrochlorin ferrochelatase family protein: MKYFPVMLALEGRRVLVVGGGKVAERKVQTLLEYGGVVTLVSREVTPALQALAESGRIRYLGQAYEPSCLSGAFLAVAATDDAELNHVVSEDAQARGILINAVDQPADCTFILPSIIKRGDLVLAVSTSGRSPATAKRIRRRLETLFGPEYALFLRMMGCIREAVMALGLTQEENSRVFHELAGSKALEAIGRGAWTEVEAILAGILPGGLDPQEICRAAQKGAEAEE; this comes from the coding sequence GTGAAATATTTTCCGGTCATGCTTGCCCTCGAAGGCCGCCGTGTGCTGGTCGTCGGGGGCGGGAAGGTTGCCGAAAGAAAGGTTCAGACGCTGCTCGAGTACGGAGGGGTGGTCACGCTTGTCTCAAGGGAGGTGACGCCGGCGCTGCAGGCGCTGGCTGAGAGCGGGCGGATCCGCTACCTTGGGCAGGCCTACGAACCTTCGTGTCTTTCCGGCGCTTTTCTGGCGGTTGCGGCCACGGATGACGCGGAGCTCAATCACGTTGTCAGCGAGGATGCCCAGGCGCGCGGGATTCTCATCAATGCGGTGGATCAGCCGGCCGACTGCACGTTCATCCTTCCCTCCATCATCAAGCGCGGCGATCTCGTCCTGGCCGTTTCGACTTCGGGCCGCAGTCCGGCAACCGCCAAGCGGATCCGCCGCAGGCTCGAAACTCTGTTCGGCCCCGAGTATGCCCTTTTCCTCAGGATGATGGGATGCATCAGGGAGGCCGTCATGGCGCTGGGCCTGACGCAGGAGGAAAACAGCCGGGTTTTCCATGAACTCGCGGGTTCGAAGGCGCTCGAAGCCATCGGCCGGGGGGCGTGGACCGAGGTCGAGGCCATTCTTGCCGGGATTCTGCCCGGAGGGCTCGATCCGCAGGAGATCTGTCGAGCGGCGCAAAAAGGCGCCGAGGCGGAGGAGTAA
- the ccsB gene encoding c-type cytochrome biogenesis protein CcsB — translation MLWFYLALILEWMATAGFLAYIITRRKGFFRYGYGFLLAGFIAHTIFLGYRYHLLEAAPVLNFKAALGFFAWSIVLVYLIFEIRFRLKVLGSFVAPFAAFLMALSFTLTGVDEPVKPIFKSLWLPVHVVTVFAGNGLFTITFVASGMYLLQERFIKRKRLGALYTRLPSLATLDAIAHHALIYGFSFMTVGMITGSIYAQVALGSYWQWDPKEVWSLITWLLYAVLLHQRLTVGWRGRRAAIMAMVCFAMLIFTFAGASFWLGGYHSFENLGARNGL, via the coding sequence TTGCTCTGGTTTTATCTGGCGCTGATTCTCGAATGGATGGCCACCGCCGGTTTCCTGGCCTACATCATCACGCGGCGGAAAGGATTCTTCCGGTACGGGTACGGCTTCCTGCTGGCCGGGTTCATTGCCCACACGATCTTCCTGGGCTATCGTTATCATCTCCTGGAAGCCGCGCCCGTTTTGAATTTCAAGGCGGCGCTCGGGTTCTTCGCCTGGAGCATCGTCCTGGTTTATCTGATCTTCGAGATCCGATTCAGACTGAAGGTCCTCGGTTCCTTCGTCGCACCTTTCGCCGCCTTCCTGATGGCCTTGTCCTTTACGCTGACCGGAGTCGATGAGCCGGTCAAACCGATCTTCAAGAGCTTGTGGCTGCCGGTGCATGTGGTGACGGTCTTCGCTGGGAACGGCCTCTTTACCATCACTTTCGTGGCCTCCGGGATGTATCTGCTCCAGGAGCGGTTCATCAAGCGGAAACGGCTTGGTGCGCTGTACACCAGGCTGCCGTCCCTGGCCACCCTCGATGCGATCGCTCATCATGCCTTGATCTATGGTTTTTCCTTTATGACCGTCGGGATGATCACGGGCTCCATTTATGCCCAGGTGGCCTTGGGGAGCTACTGGCAGTGGGATCCCAAGGAGGTCTGGTCGTTGATTACCTGGCTCCTTTACGCCGTGTTGCTGCACCAGCGGCTGACCGTTGGATGGCGCGGCCGGCGCGCGGCGATTATGGCGATGGTCTGTTTCGCGATGCTGATCTTTACATTTGCAGGGGCGAGTTTCTGGCTCGGCGGATACCACAGCTTCGAGAATCTCGGCGCCCGGAATGGATTGTGA
- the hemA gene encoding glutamyl-tRNA reductase codes for MKIISIGMNHETAPVELRECLAGEADSAGQALRAMRGIGSLQESFFLSTCNRVEALFTTENPGPAAEAVVEFLARMGRVEEGILRAHLYVLEDREAVGHVFSVASSLDSMVVGEPQILGQIKEAYFLATREKSSGVILNRLMHRAFHVAKRVRTETGICEAAVSISYAAVELAKKIFHELEGKKVLLIGAGEMAELAAKHLYRQGAQEIFVANRTLERAQQVAAPLGAKAVTLEEIDARLQDVDIVVASTAAAGYVITHAQVKACLKKRRNRPLFFIDIAVPRDVEPRVNTLDNVYVYDIDDLKGVIQFNLAQRRQEALKARAIVEEEVCKFEKWLKTLSVVPTIVSLQRKAETIIQTELRKSHSALEHLPEWQQEAVATLARSIAEKLLNDPILFLKGRADRKTVNDYLDVTRRLFNLDDERREFSAHSADKGDDDGPERDDSNA; via the coding sequence ATGAAGATCATCAGCATCGGAATGAACCATGAGACCGCTCCTGTGGAACTGCGGGAATGCCTGGCGGGTGAGGCGGACAGCGCGGGGCAGGCGCTGAGGGCCATGCGCGGGATCGGCTCACTTCAGGAAAGCTTCTTCCTTTCGACCTGCAACCGGGTGGAGGCCCTGTTCACGACGGAGAATCCCGGGCCGGCGGCCGAAGCGGTCGTGGAGTTTCTGGCCCGCATGGGGCGGGTCGAAGAAGGGATCCTGCGAGCCCATCTTTATGTGCTCGAGGACAGGGAGGCTGTCGGGCATGTGTTCAGCGTCGCCTCGAGCCTCGACTCCATGGTCGTGGGCGAGCCGCAGATCCTGGGCCAGATCAAGGAGGCCTACTTCCTGGCGACCCGCGAGAAGTCCTCAGGGGTGATCCTGAACCGGTTGATGCACCGCGCTTTCCATGTCGCCAAACGCGTCCGGACCGAGACGGGCATCTGCGAGGCGGCTGTCTCCATCAGCTACGCCGCGGTGGAACTGGCGAAGAAGATCTTCCACGAACTGGAGGGGAAAAAGGTTCTGCTCATCGGGGCGGGCGAGATGGCGGAACTGGCCGCCAAGCACCTTTACCGCCAGGGGGCGCAGGAGATCTTCGTGGCCAACCGGACCCTCGAGCGCGCGCAGCAGGTTGCCGCGCCGTTGGGGGCGAAGGCGGTCACGCTCGAGGAGATCGATGCGCGGCTCCAGGATGTCGATATCGTCGTGGCATCGACCGCCGCCGCCGGCTATGTCATCACCCATGCGCAGGTGAAGGCCTGCCTCAAGAAACGGCGAAACCGTCCGCTTTTCTTCATCGACATTGCGGTTCCGCGGGACGTCGAGCCGCGGGTCAACACGCTCGACAACGTTTACGTGTACGATATCGACGATCTGAAAGGGGTGATTCAGTTCAACCTGGCCCAAAGGCGCCAGGAAGCGCTCAAGGCCAGGGCGATCGTCGAGGAGGAGGTGTGCAAGTTCGAGAAGTGGTTGAAGACCCTTTCCGTGGTCCCTACGATCGTGTCCCTGCAGCGCAAGGCCGAAACGATCATACAGACCGAACTCAGGAAGAGCCATTCGGCGCTCGAGCATCTGCCTGAATGGCAGCAGGAGGCTGTTGCAACGCTTGCCCGTTCGATTGCGGAGAAACTGCTGAACGATCCCATCCTCTTCCTGAAAGGGCGGGCGGACCGCAAGACGGTCAACGATTACCTGGATGTGACTCGCAGGCTGTTCAACCTGGATGATGAGCGCCGGGAATTCTCGGCGCACAGTGCAGACAAAGGAGACGATGATGGACCTGAGCGCGATGATTCAAACGCTTAA